One window from the genome of Ictidomys tridecemlineatus isolate mIctTri1 chromosome 12, mIctTri1.hap1, whole genome shotgun sequence encodes:
- the LOC144369113 gene encoding uncharacterized protein LOC144369113 has protein sequence MRGRCVIRIYLENERTTQYRSILVTSQDRTPVVIRKALDVHLLQQKDPKNYELLHIVENHQKLRVPADAKVYYGLIGGVHYNFLLRETDASKSLKVKPKEFLEPSVAVASRTPAAVSSSSAVAAGSLPQATQSNECCMRKVTSSSSSLLHSSEQVEDNRFIYILLEGQSEREAKRILVTSVDTVKSLIRRALDQNLLQHEDVDNFELLRMIPLHEKIKAPDHSPMYQSRTPRIKYFIVRKRREVKRKEFSESTCKSSRPHSHKQVGDTCLIRVHLEIQSPKSAKKVLVTCHDRAPVVIRRALDLHLRTQEKPEDYELGQIMSHRQKLRIPAQANVFYAKNPHRKPIFVLRKRSLPQNNDEWIQPQPPSRPTKKAPALLRMLAKLFCCCVPGQG, from the exons ATGAGAGGCAGGTGCGTCATTCGCatctacctggaaaatgaaaggacaacacagtataggagcatcctg gtgacctcccAGGACAGGACTCCAGTCGTAATCCGCAAGGCCTTAGATGtacacttgctccagcagaaggatccaaaaaactatgagctgCTGCATATTGTCgagaaccatcaga agctgagggtcCCTGCTGATGCGAAAGTATATTACGGCCTGATTGGAGGAGTgcattataactttcttcttcgggaaacagatgccagcaagtcgttgaaggtcaagccaaaggag ttcttggagccttctgtggcagtggcatccaggaccccagcagctgtgagcagcagctctgcagtggctgcaggatcattgccccaggccacccaaagcaatgagtgctgcatgagaaaagtcaccagtagcagctcctcactgcttcactccagcgagcaggtggaagacaaccGCTTTATTTAtatcctcctagagggacagagcgaGAGAGAGgcaaagcgcatcctg gtgaccagTGTGGATACAGTGAAgagcctcatccgcagggccttggaccaaaatttgttgcagcatgaggatgtggacaactttgagctgctgagaatgattcctctgcatgaga aaatcaaggccCCTGACCACTCACCCATGTATCAGTCTAGGACCCCGcggataaaatatttcatcgtgaggaaacgccgcgaggtcaagagaaaggag ttctcagaatcaacctgcaagtcctccaggccgcattcccacaagcaggtgggagacacctgcttaattcgtgtacACTTAGAAATACAAAGTCCAAAGTCGGCCAAGAAGgtcctg gtgacctgccacgatcgggctcctgtcgtcatccgcagggccctcgaccTACACTTGcgtactcaggagaagccggaggattatgagctgggccaaatcatgtctcaccgtcaga agctgaggattccagcgcaggccaacgtattttacgcaaagaaccctcacagaAAACCCatcttcgtgctgaggaaaaggagcctcccCCAAAataatgatgagtggatccagcctcaacctccctctcgtcctacaaagaaggctccagccctcctgaggatgcttgcaaaactattctgctgctgtgtgcctgggcagggctga